In a single window of the Elaeis guineensis isolate ETL-2024a chromosome 4, EG11, whole genome shotgun sequence genome:
- the LOC105042759 gene encoding uncharacterized protein has protein sequence MEKKMVDQVAEIKKMEDRIAEADLVLMATFRDSEDFIQEKVDFGQEAFNVGHDVCCQRIAVCFPGLDLSFLEEEDEEEEGEAREGEAKRDIEGPIGGKVDREGDQMLLTEEGPFEEHLEVTPASLDVLGFILTGVVGGASEASPCQEMYRPLFMLMLRQFLHLPWSQNDQL, from the coding sequence ATGGAGAAAAAGATGGTGGATCAAGTTGCTGAAATAAAGAAAATGGAGGATCGGATTGCCGAGGCCGATCTGGTGCTGATGGCAACCTTTCGAGATTCTGAAGATTTTATCCAGGAGAAAGTCGACTTTGGCCAGGAAGCCTTCAACGTCGGTCATGATGTCTGCTGTCAGAGGATAGCGGTGTGCTTCCCGGGGTTGGATTTAAGCTTTTTggaagaggaagatgaagaagaggaaggagaagcTAGGGAAGGTGAAGCCAAAAGGGACATCGAAGGTCCGATCGGTGGCAAGGTTGATCGAGAAGGAGATCAAATGCTGCTTACCGAAGAAGGACCCTTTGAAGAGCATCTCGAGGTCACTCCAGCATCACTAGATGTGCTTGGGTTCATACTTACTGGAGTTGTTGGTGGTGCTTCTGAAGCTTCCCCTTGTCAGGAGATGTATCGGCCTCTGTTCATGCTGATGCTACGCCAGTTTCTCCATCTCCCGTGGAGTCAGAATGACCAACTATAG